The Mobula birostris isolate sMobBir1 chromosome 1, sMobBir1.hap1, whole genome shotgun sequence genome contains a region encoding:
- the LOC140203184 gene encoding guanine nucleotide-binding protein G(I)/G(S)/G(O) subunit gamma-2 yields MASNNTASIAQARKMVEQLKMEANIDRIKVSKAAADLMAYCEAHAKEDPLLTPVPASENPFREKKFFCAIL; encoded by the exons ATGGCCAGCAACAACACAGCAAGCATAGCACAAGCCAGGAAGATGGTGGAACAACTGAAAATGGAAGCCAACATTGACAGAATAAAG GTGTCCAAAGCAGCAGCGGATTTAATGGCATACTGCGAAGCTCACGCTAAGGAAGACCCTCTACTGACACCAGTTCCTGCATCAGAAAACCCCTTCAGAGAGAAGAAGTTCTTTTGTGCCATTCTGTAA